A single region of the Ornithorhynchus anatinus isolate Pmale09 chromosome 13, mOrnAna1.pri.v4, whole genome shotgun sequence genome encodes:
- the LOC100089274 gene encoding oocyte zinc finger protein XlCOF6.1-like isoform X1, translating to MATSAIKNAQRDQFGTQDRRSGSCAEEPSTTPCGHGAGDSMSGPAEEPDASPGGPDGDEGLGDETSLVIHHQAEEKAFLCILCGKSFSQQPSLTRHQKNHTGERGFICPECGKSFSLKHNLIIHQRIHTGERPYQCAQCNKRFSLKQNLLTHQRIHTGEKPHQCPDCGKRFREPRFLLNHRRTHAAERPHGCPDCGKAFKEKQALAAHRRTHTGERPFRCGECGKGYSQHAFLARHERAHRGESPFACAECGKSFSCQSGLATHRRTHTGERPFSCPQCGKSFSQKGSLKIHQRTHGGQGPFSCAECGKSFAQKGQEPRRQDHQEGYHDPAGHSTLGRAPRGPPEGHRELTGTALEEPPRDGGPAWASVTKTRSSQRSLSGCTRVLMEKKAPT from the exons ATGGCGACCAGCGCCATAAAAAACGCACAGAGAGACCAGTTCGGCACACAGGATCGGAGGAGCGGCAGCTGTGCAGAGGAGCCCAGCACAACACCCTGTGGTCATG ggGCCGGCGACTCGATGAGCGGGCCGGCGGAGGAGCCGGACGCCTCTCCGGGAGGCCCGGACGGGGACGAGGGCCTCGGGGACGAGACCAGCCTGGTCATCCATCACCAGGCGGAGGAGAAGGCGTTCCTCTGCATCCTCTGCGGCAAAAGCTTCAGCCAGCAGCCCAGCCTGACGCGGCACCAGAAGAACCACACGGGCGAGCGCGGCTTCATCTGCCCCGAGTGCGGCAAGAGCTTCAGCCTGAAGCACAACCTCATCATCCACCAGCGCAtccacacgggcgagcggccctaccAGTGCGCCCAGTGTAACAAGCGCTTCAGCCTGAAGCAGAACCTGCTGACGCACCAGCGCAtccacacgggcgagaagccgCACCAGTGCCCCGACTGCGGCAAGCGCTTCCGGGAGCCCCGCTTCCTCCTCAACCACCGGCGGACCCACGCGGCCGAGCGGCCCCACGGCTGCCCCGACTGCGGCAAGGCCTTCAAGGAGAAGCAGGCCCTGGCCGCCCACCGGCGGACccacacgggcgagcggcccttCCGGTGCGGCGAGTGCGGGAAGGGCTACAGCCAGCACGCCTTCCTGGCCCGGCACGAGCGGGCCCACCGCGGCGAGAGCCCCTTCGCCTGCGCCGAGTGCGGGAAGAGCTTCAGCTGCCAGAGCGGGCTGGCCACCCACCGACGCACCCACACGGGCGAGCGCCCCTTCTCGTGCCCGCAGTGCGGCAAGAGCTTCAGCCAGAAGGGCTCCCTGAAGATCCACCAGCGGACCCACGGCGGGCAGGGCCCCTTCAGCTGCGCCGAGTGCGGGAAGAGCTTCGCGCAGAAG GGCCAGGAACCCCGCCGACAGGACCACCAAGAAGGATATCATGACCCAGCTGGCCACTCCACCCTGGGGAGGGCACCTCGAGGCCCTCCAGAGGGGCACAGGGAGCTGACGGGCACAGCTTTGGAAGAACCGCCCCGGGACGGTGGGCCGGCGTGGGCCTCAGTGACAAAGACCCGTTCATCCCAAAGATCGCTCTCAGGATGCACCAGAGTCCTCATGGAAAAGAAAGCCCCGACCTGA
- the LOC100089274 gene encoding zinc finger protein 239-like isoform X3: MATSAIKNAQRDQFGTQDRRSGSCAEEPSTTPCGHGAGDSMSGPAEEPDASPGGPDGDEGLGDETSLVIHHQAEEKAFLCILCGKSFSQQPSLTRHQKNHTGERGFICPECGKSFSLKHNLIIHQRIHTGERPYQCAQCNKRFSLKQNLLTHQRIHTGEKPHQCPDCGKRFREPRFLLNHRRTHAAERPHGCPDCGKAFKEKQALAAHRRTHTGERPFRCGECGKGYSQHAFLARHERAHRGESPFACAECGKSFSCQSGLATHRRTHTGERPFSCPQCGKSFSQKGSLKIHQRTHGGQGPFSCAECGKSFAQKVNLTAHQRVHAAETPGAPQGRAL, from the exons ATGGCGACCAGCGCCATAAAAAACGCACAGAGAGACCAGTTCGGCACACAGGATCGGAGGAGCGGCAGCTGTGCAGAGGAGCCCAGCACAACACCCTGTGGTCATG ggGCCGGCGACTCGATGAGCGGGCCGGCGGAGGAGCCGGACGCCTCTCCGGGAGGCCCGGACGGGGACGAGGGCCTCGGGGACGAGACCAGCCTGGTCATCCATCACCAGGCGGAGGAGAAGGCGTTCCTCTGCATCCTCTGCGGCAAAAGCTTCAGCCAGCAGCCCAGCCTGACGCGGCACCAGAAGAACCACACGGGCGAGCGCGGCTTCATCTGCCCCGAGTGCGGCAAGAGCTTCAGCCTGAAGCACAACCTCATCATCCACCAGCGCAtccacacgggcgagcggccctaccAGTGCGCCCAGTGTAACAAGCGCTTCAGCCTGAAGCAGAACCTGCTGACGCACCAGCGCAtccacacgggcgagaagccgCACCAGTGCCCCGACTGCGGCAAGCGCTTCCGGGAGCCCCGCTTCCTCCTCAACCACCGGCGGACCCACGCGGCCGAGCGGCCCCACGGCTGCCCCGACTGCGGCAAGGCCTTCAAGGAGAAGCAGGCCCTGGCCGCCCACCGGCGGACccacacgggcgagcggcccttCCGGTGCGGCGAGTGCGGGAAGGGCTACAGCCAGCACGCCTTCCTGGCCCGGCACGAGCGGGCCCACCGCGGCGAGAGCCCCTTCGCCTGCGCCGAGTGCGGGAAGAGCTTCAGCTGCCAGAGCGGGCTGGCCACCCACCGACGCACCCACACGGGCGAGCGCCCCTTCTCGTGCCCGCAGTGCGGCAAGAGCTTCAGCCAGAAGGGCTCCCTGAAGATCCACCAGCGGACCCACGGCGGGCAGGGCCCCTTCAGCTGCGCCGAGTGCGGGAAGAGCTTCGCGCAGAAGGTCAACCTCACCGCCCACCAGCGGGTCCACGCGGCCGAGACGCCAGGCGCCCCTCAGGGCCGGGCCCTGTGA
- the LOC100089274 gene encoding zinc finger protein 239-like isoform X2 — translation MSGPAEEPDASPGGPDGDEGLGDETSLVIHHQAEEKAFLCILCGKSFSQQPSLTRHQKNHTGERGFICPECGKSFSLKHNLIIHQRIHTGERPYQCAQCNKRFSLKQNLLTHQRIHTGEKPHQCPDCGKRFREPRFLLNHRRTHAAERPHGCPDCGKAFKEKQALAAHRRTHTGERPFRCGECGKGYSQHAFLARHERAHRGESPFACAECGKSFSCQSGLATHRRTHTGERPFSCPQCGKSFSQKGSLKIHQRTHGGQGPFSCAECGKSFAQKGQEPRRQDHQEGYHDPAGHSTLGRAPRGPPEGHRELTGTALEEPPRDGGPAWASVTKTRSSQRSLSGCTRVLMEKKAPT, via the exons ATGAGCGGGCCGGCGGAGGAGCCGGACGCCTCTCCGGGAGGCCCGGACGGGGACGAGGGCCTCGGGGACGAGACCAGCCTGGTCATCCATCACCAGGCGGAGGAGAAGGCGTTCCTCTGCATCCTCTGCGGCAAAAGCTTCAGCCAGCAGCCCAGCCTGACGCGGCACCAGAAGAACCACACGGGCGAGCGCGGCTTCATCTGCCCCGAGTGCGGCAAGAGCTTCAGCCTGAAGCACAACCTCATCATCCACCAGCGCAtccacacgggcgagcggccctaccAGTGCGCCCAGTGTAACAAGCGCTTCAGCCTGAAGCAGAACCTGCTGACGCACCAGCGCAtccacacgggcgagaagccgCACCAGTGCCCCGACTGCGGCAAGCGCTTCCGGGAGCCCCGCTTCCTCCTCAACCACCGGCGGACCCACGCGGCCGAGCGGCCCCACGGCTGCCCCGACTGCGGCAAGGCCTTCAAGGAGAAGCAGGCCCTGGCCGCCCACCGGCGGACccacacgggcgagcggcccttCCGGTGCGGCGAGTGCGGGAAGGGCTACAGCCAGCACGCCTTCCTGGCCCGGCACGAGCGGGCCCACCGCGGCGAGAGCCCCTTCGCCTGCGCCGAGTGCGGGAAGAGCTTCAGCTGCCAGAGCGGGCTGGCCACCCACCGACGCACCCACACGGGCGAGCGCCCCTTCTCGTGCCCGCAGTGCGGCAAGAGCTTCAGCCAGAAGGGCTCCCTGAAGATCCACCAGCGGACCCACGGCGGGCAGGGCCCCTTCAGCTGCGCCGAGTGCGGGAAGAGCTTCGCGCAGAAG GGCCAGGAACCCCGCCGACAGGACCACCAAGAAGGATATCATGACCCAGCTGGCCACTCCACCCTGGGGAGGGCACCTCGAGGCCCTCCAGAGGGGCACAGGGAGCTGACGGGCACAGCTTTGGAAGAACCGCCCCGGGACGGTGGGCCGGCGTGGGCCTCAGTGACAAAGACCCGTTCATCCCAAAGATCGCTCTCAGGATGCACCAGAGTCCTCATGGAAAAGAAAGCCCCGACCTGA